The following proteins are co-located in the Labrys monachus genome:
- a CDS encoding (2Fe-2S)-binding protein has product MKPPRPHRLRVNGSERVVTAESDTPLLYLLRNDLALNGPKYGCGLGECGACTVIVDGLAARSCVLPVAMAEGREILTLEGLGAPGRLDPVQQAFIDAEAAQCGYCLNGMIMTVKALLDRDPEVGETQIRNELRFNLCRCGTHVEILQAAMLAAQRIRQARSAGA; this is encoded by the coding sequence ATGAAGCCGCCGCGTCCGCACCGGCTGCGTGTCAACGGCAGCGAGCGCGTCGTCACCGCCGAGAGCGACACGCCTCTCCTCTACCTCCTGCGTAACGATCTTGCCCTCAACGGCCCGAAATATGGCTGCGGACTCGGCGAATGCGGCGCCTGCACCGTCATCGTCGACGGCCTGGCCGCCCGCAGCTGCGTCCTTCCCGTGGCGATGGCCGAGGGCCGCGAGATCCTGACGCTCGAAGGCCTCGGCGCCCCGGGCCGTCTCGACCCCGTCCAGCAGGCCTTCATCGACGCAGAAGCGGCGCAGTGCGGCTATTGCCTCAACGGCATGATCATGACCGTGAAGGCGCTGCTCGACCGAGATCCCGAGGTCGGCGAGACGCAGATCCGCAACGAGCTGCGGTTCAATCTCTGCCGCTGCGGCACGCATGTCGAGATCCTGCAGGCGGCGATGCTGGCGGCGCAGCGCATCCGGCAGGCGCGGAGCGCCGGAGCATGA